A stretch of the Hydra vulgaris chromosome 09, alternate assembly HydraT2T_AEP genome encodes the following:
- the LOC101238319 gene encoding uncharacterized protein LOC101238319 isoform X2 → MFCLKLNTLKRNFLKAVMLYQRKNHIFGVETQGGIYELKPASESKVSCCLSGFPLQSKSFSVIHPNSLFDTEKNLLKLESLVCSFKDPVYKGYVQTQGNFQHSLVVNEDALTPENFAHHLFHWVEEKIFIRSHDEAINGLEFVVEKLDGYHPVFDFQNNPVFNSFEKTLRVLNQVGNEDLLKFSKHVYLGNPSNLKHPFIVVEGLDGTGKSTMTKNLAKHLNGVALRTPPDEIASFRKMFDPLPEMLRRSFYSFSNYVAAQQIYNALQTQPVVLDRFWHSTTSYAIAKESTCNCSLPPKCHSVYSWPSDLIRPSAIVFLTTPEVDRDTRVNIRQEITSEEQLISKSTQLRERIKEAYRRIGYDKWVEVDTIGSEQESLQKAVLGLQSICAI, encoded by the exons ATGTTTTGTCTGAAGCTTAATACGCTtaagagaaattttttaaaagccgTAATGTTGTATCAAcgtaaaaatcatatttttggtGTTGAAACACAGGGTGGAATCTATGAATTAAAACCTGCCAGTGAATCTAAAGTAAGTTGTTGTCTAAGTGGTTTTCCATTACAAAGCAAGTCTTTTTCAGTAATACATCCAAATTCACTGTTTgacacagaaaaaaatttattaaagttggaATCTTTAGTTTGCTCATTTAAAGATCCTGTTTATAAAGGTTATGTGCAAACTCAGGGTAATTTTCAGCATTCATTAGTGGTCAATGAGGATGCTCTCACACCTGAAAACTTTGCTCATCATTTGTTTCATTGGGTTGAAGAAAAAATCTTCATTAGATCACATGATGAAGCAATTAATGGATTGGAGTTTGTGGTAGAGAAACTTGATGGTTACCATCCTGTATTTGACTTTCAGAACAACCctgtttttaattcttttgagAAGACACTTAGAGTTTTGAATCAG GTAGGAAATGAAGATTTgctaaagttttcaaaacacgTTTATTTGGGTAATCCAAGCAATTTAAAACACCCTTTTATAGTTGTTGAGGGGCTGGATGGCACag gaaAATCTACAATGACAAAAAACTTAGCAAAACATTTAAATGGTGTTGCATTAAGAACTCCCCCTGATGAAATTGCTTCATTCAGAAAAATGTTTGATCCACTTCCAGAAATGCTTAGAAGATCATTCTACTCCTTTAGTAACTATGTTGCTGCACAGCAGATATATAATGCATTGCAAACACAACCTGTTGTCTTGGATAG ATTTTGGCACAGTACAACATCTTATGCAATAGCAAAAGAATCAACTTGCAATTGTTCATTACCACCAAAATGCCATTCTGTATATTCGTGGCCTTCTGATTTAATTCGTCCAAGTGCAATTGTATTTCTTACTACTCCTGAAGTAGATAGAGATACACGAGTAAATATAAGACAAGAAATTACAAGTGAAGAACAATTAATTAGCAAAAGCACACAGCTAAGAGAAag aattaaagaaGCATACAGGCGAATTGGTTATGACAAATGGGTAGAGGTTGATACAATAGGTTCGGAGCAAGAAAGTTTACAGAAAGCAGTTTTGGGACTTCAAAGTATTTGTGCTatatga